One window of Saccharopolyspora phatthalungensis genomic DNA carries:
- a CDS encoding DNA-3-methyladenine glycosylase family protein, translating into MPHTTVMLDHPGWIATSDGHARAVRTASGVFAVMCRESGNAEHSVDVALVGGATATAPVLDVTDPAGLAGNDPVADELRAAGRVSRLRNPDLWDAIATSIVRQVIRAGQARKLYREFSRVHGEHIETSAGEVLLFPTPDVVLSLPDEEFARLGLAFKRRPLRAAAEAYREFGDKWAGLPPADLAAEIQTVPRIGPWTAGATVADVTNDYALYPFADLGVRTWAKRLAPGRSWPDDESQFARVWQELAGAQLSERTLLTLAWGVRHANGVAL; encoded by the coding sequence ATGCCGCACACGACCGTGATGCTCGACCATCCCGGCTGGATCGCCACGAGCGATGGGCACGCGCGAGCAGTTCGCACAGCGTCAGGGGTATTCGCCGTCATGTGCCGGGAGTCCGGGAACGCCGAGCACTCCGTGGACGTGGCGCTGGTTGGCGGCGCCACGGCCACGGCGCCGGTTCTCGATGTCACGGACCCCGCCGGCCTGGCTGGCAACGATCCGGTCGCCGACGAGTTGCGGGCGGCGGGCCGGGTTTCCCGGCTTCGCAATCCAGACCTGTGGGATGCGATTGCGACATCCATCGTGCGGCAGGTGATCCGGGCGGGGCAAGCTCGCAAGCTGTACCGGGAATTCAGCCGAGTCCACGGCGAGCACATCGAAACCTCTGCGGGTGAGGTGTTGCTGTTCCCGACGCCTGACGTAGTCCTCTCCCTCCCGGATGAGGAGTTCGCGCGCCTGGGTTTGGCGTTCAAGCGGCGCCCGCTGCGTGCCGCGGCCGAGGCCTACCGCGAGTTCGGCGACAAGTGGGCGGGCCTTCCGCCGGCCGACCTCGCCGCCGAAATCCAGACCGTGCCGCGCATCGGGCCCTGGACGGCCGGCGCCACGGTCGCCGACGTGACCAACGATTACGCCCTGTATCCGTTCGCCGACCTTGGCGTACGCACCTGGGCGAAACGCCTCGCGCCCGGGCGATCCTGGCCTGACGACGAATCGCAGTTCGCGCGGGTGTGGCAAGAGTTGGCGGGAGCTCAGTTGTCCGAACGGACACTGCTCACGCTTGCTTGGGGAGTTCGTCATGCCAATGGAGTCGCCTTGTGA
- a CDS encoding helix-turn-helix domain-containing protein, producing the protein MTGPGQRCRCCGTVLRVGVNDALCGPCARAAGFREPIPEGFYEDADLCAALESYDFGAVFAAVRRQTGLSQLQLADLIGLSQSRVSAVERGERRLTHVRTAARLATVMRIPASLLGFPTSHTVTGDVTAKEVSWLERRDFLSLVTAATLGSSLNPELARLGSLLPGQVEPVTRPRIGAADVDAIEAVTEGFRRSDLAYGGGLCRAAAVTQLHQVRRLEDALCSPEIRTRLAVAIAELASMAAWMAYDVDDHDAARRLWTYALDTARRADDDPRATDLTVHVLLEMADQALHLERASEALHLVQLASATAANRKHPVSTVTQGATYAVLGWCRAALGEPESTHRAIGQAQETYAAADPATAPPWTSFVRDAEITSQQGHSLYLLSLSRPEFAPQAVEKLTSATTAYGKERARSRAVNLPALASAQFQANDIDTAVTTGYDSVNAITGLSSTRGYARLRVLDTVAAPHNGKPEVAELREHIRAALTTTA; encoded by the coding sequence ATGACTGGTCCGGGACAACGCTGCCGGTGCTGCGGCACTGTGCTGCGTGTCGGCGTGAATGACGCGTTGTGCGGACCCTGCGCCCGCGCCGCCGGTTTCCGTGAGCCGATCCCGGAGGGCTTTTATGAGGATGCGGACCTGTGCGCCGCGTTGGAAAGCTATGACTTCGGCGCGGTTTTCGCCGCCGTGCGGCGGCAGACGGGTCTGTCGCAACTCCAGCTCGCAGACCTGATCGGCTTGTCCCAATCCCGCGTCTCTGCTGTCGAGCGGGGCGAGCGTCGGCTGACCCACGTCAGGACGGCCGCTCGGTTGGCCACGGTCATGCGTATCCCGGCCTCCTTGCTCGGATTTCCCACTAGCCATACCGTAACGGGTGACGTCACTGCCAAGGAGGTGAGTTGGTTGGAACGCAGGGACTTTCTCTCCCTGGTCACGGCCGCCACGTTGGGTTCCAGTCTGAATCCGGAACTTGCTCGGCTGGGCTCGCTGTTGCCCGGCCAGGTCGAGCCGGTAACCCGGCCCCGCATTGGCGCGGCGGATGTCGATGCGATCGAGGCGGTCACCGAAGGGTTCCGCCGCTCAGACTTGGCCTACGGCGGTGGGCTATGTCGCGCCGCAGCCGTCACGCAACTGCACCAGGTGCGCCGGTTGGAGGACGCCCTTTGCTCGCCGGAGATCCGCACCCGGTTGGCAGTGGCCATCGCCGAACTGGCCAGCATGGCAGCGTGGATGGCCTACGATGTCGACGATCACGACGCCGCCCGCCGCCTGTGGACCTACGCCCTGGACACCGCCCGCCGCGCCGACGACGACCCCCGCGCCACCGACCTGACAGTGCACGTGCTGCTGGAGATGGCAGACCAAGCGCTGCACCTCGAACGCGCAAGTGAGGCACTGCACTTGGTGCAGTTGGCCTCGGCGACCGCCGCGAACCGCAAACACCCGGTCAGCACGGTCACCCAGGGCGCCACTTACGCGGTCCTCGGCTGGTGCCGCGCCGCGCTCGGCGAGCCAGAGTCTACCCACCGCGCCATCGGGCAAGCCCAAGAGACCTACGCCGCCGCCGATCCGGCCACCGCCCCGCCGTGGACGTCGTTCGTCAGGGACGCCGAGATCACCAGCCAGCAGGGCCACTCCCTGTACTTGTTGTCGCTGTCCCGCCCGGAATTCGCGCCCCAAGCCGTCGAAAAACTGACCAGCGCAACCACCGCATACGGCAAGGAACGCGCGCGCAGCCGCGCCGTGAACCTGCCGGCGCTGGCCTCCGCGCAGTTCCAGGCCAATGACATCGACACAGCCGTGACCACCGGCTACGACTCGGTGAACGCGATCACCGGACTGTCCTCCACCCGCGGCTACGCCCGGCTGCGCGTCCTGGACACCGTCGCCGCGCCACACAACGGCAAACCCGAAGTCGCCGAGCTGCGCGAACACATCCGCGCCGCGCTCACCACAACGGCATGA
- a CDS encoding SDR family oxidoreductase, with protein sequence MEKAGRPLALVTGAGRSAGIAASVVLNLAQAGWDVAFTYWTPYDARMQWGMEPGAPGELQRKVASLGARTVAVEADLSDSDAPARLFDSVERELGNVNALVLCHCESVDSGLLDTTVESFDLHFAVNARATWLLIREYGLRFRGQYGSGRIVSLTSDHTAGNLPYGASKGAMDRITLASARELAHLGVTCNAINPGPTDTGWMTEEQKADMTRSTPLGRLGVPQDCANLVTFLCSAEGGWINGQLLQSNGGLGSNA encoded by the coding sequence GTGGAGAAGGCGGGGCGTCCGCTCGCCTTGGTCACGGGGGCGGGACGTTCGGCCGGGATCGCGGCGTCCGTAGTACTGAATCTGGCGCAGGCTGGCTGGGACGTGGCCTTCACGTACTGGACGCCTTATGACGCGCGGATGCAGTGGGGCATGGAGCCGGGCGCACCTGGAGAGTTGCAGAGGAAGGTGGCTTCCCTCGGAGCGAGAACAGTTGCGGTTGAGGCGGATCTGAGCGACTCGGATGCGCCGGCTCGGCTCTTCGACAGTGTTGAGCGCGAGTTGGGAAACGTCAACGCGTTGGTGCTCTGCCACTGCGAGTCGGTCGACTCTGGTCTGTTGGATACCACGGTGGAGAGCTTCGATCTGCACTTTGCAGTCAATGCACGGGCAACGTGGCTGCTGATCCGGGAGTACGGGTTGCGATTCCGCGGGCAGTACGGAAGCGGGCGTATCGTCAGTCTGACCAGCGACCACACCGCAGGCAACTTGCCCTATGGGGCGAGTAAGGGGGCGATGGACCGGATCACGCTGGCCTCTGCCCGTGAGCTCGCTCATCTGGGAGTGACCTGTAATGCGATCAATCCCGGGCCGACCGATACCGGGTGGATGACCGAAGAGCAAAAGGCAGACATGACTCGCTCCACACCCCTGGGACGTCTCGGTGTGCCGCAGGACTGCGCGAATCTGGTCACGTTCCTTTGCTCGGCGGAGGGCGGATGGATCAACGGCCAGCTTCTCCAGAGCAATGGCGGTCTCGGGTCAAATGCATGA
- a CDS encoding peptide deformylase: protein MTTGTTDMSDAEVNVFAAELKRWRDVRGHSRATLAKAMGYDRSYVSKVESGTERPSEAFAIHAENALRTGGALRTAFQDYEANRPAKSRPPAPPQPEPQTGTGSLVVDHDDATLRYEDGAYRLTQRRHLVNRSSEPITRYLIRISVDRYPGDPERSNQLYSENPLTWEEIGLHAWHGRNRSNPMGWTAHHDRDAFKEVWLSFSGEHGHFPLYPGESCWIEYEYTVSEIHWGNWFQRAIRLPTRTLSVCLDFPAELAAQVWGLHTSMTAQAMPFATAIGRDDTGDRHFFSWSCQDPPLHGRYRLEWDFRGRRAAHQEPPPRPSETMACLGIIQDTDPALRRVARRFNLPDEAEDARRVVTALNSAAERVTKAHAFGKGMGVAAPQIGIDRAAAIIRTPDGEAITLFNPTVIEETGEIDEQYEGCLSFFDVRGQVPRSRVIHVEHTTIDGTKKITMFERGVARLVAHEVDHLHGHLYTDRMRDGIQPIPVEQYRGTGTNWKY from the coding sequence ATGACCACGGGCACGACCGACATGTCCGACGCCGAGGTGAATGTGTTCGCTGCCGAACTCAAACGCTGGCGCGACGTGCGCGGTCACTCCCGCGCCACTCTGGCCAAAGCCATGGGCTACGACCGCTCGTATGTGTCCAAGGTCGAATCCGGAACCGAGCGGCCGTCGGAGGCATTCGCCATCCACGCCGAGAACGCGCTGCGCACCGGCGGGGCCCTTCGCACCGCCTTCCAGGACTACGAGGCCAACCGCCCGGCCAAGTCCCGCCCGCCAGCGCCTCCGCAGCCCGAACCACAGACCGGGACCGGGAGCCTGGTCGTCGACCACGACGATGCGACCCTGCGCTACGAGGATGGGGCATACCGACTCACTCAGCGCCGTCACTTGGTCAACCGCAGCAGCGAGCCGATCACCCGGTACCTGATCCGCATCTCCGTGGACCGCTATCCCGGCGATCCGGAACGCTCGAACCAGCTCTACAGCGAGAACCCGCTCACCTGGGAGGAGATCGGGCTGCATGCCTGGCACGGCCGCAACCGGTCCAACCCGATGGGCTGGACCGCCCACCACGACCGGGACGCGTTCAAGGAAGTCTGGCTGTCATTCTCCGGCGAACACGGCCATTTTCCCTTGTATCCAGGGGAATCCTGCTGGATCGAATACGAATACACAGTGAGCGAGATCCATTGGGGTAACTGGTTCCAGCGCGCCATCCGGTTACCGACACGGACGCTGTCGGTGTGCCTGGACTTCCCCGCCGAACTCGCCGCGCAGGTCTGGGGCCTGCACACCTCCATGACTGCGCAGGCCATGCCGTTCGCCACCGCCATCGGCCGCGATGACACCGGTGATCGGCACTTCTTCTCCTGGTCCTGCCAAGACCCGCCACTGCACGGCCGCTACCGCCTCGAATGGGACTTCCGTGGCCGCAGGGCGGCACACCAAGAGCCTCCGCCCCGGCCTAGCGAAACGATGGCTTGCCTCGGCATCATCCAGGACACCGACCCCGCGCTGCGCCGCGTCGCCCGCCGTTTCAATCTCCCGGACGAGGCCGAGGACGCCCGCCGCGTCGTGACCGCGCTCAACTCCGCTGCTGAACGAGTCACGAAGGCCCACGCCTTCGGCAAAGGGATGGGCGTCGCGGCCCCCCAGATCGGGATCGACCGCGCGGCCGCCATCATCCGAACCCCGGACGGCGAGGCGATCACGTTGTTCAACCCCACCGTCATCGAAGAAACAGGGGAGATCGACGAGCAGTACGAAGGCTGCCTCAGCTTCTTCGATGTGCGAGGACAGGTCCCCCGCTCGCGCGTGATCCACGTCGAACACACCACCATCGACGGGACCAAGAAGATCACCATGTTCGAGCGGGGCGTTGCCCGGCTCGTCGCGCACGAGGTGGACCATCTCCACGGCCATCTCTACACCGACCGGATGCGCGATGGCATCCAGCCGATCCCCGTCGAGCAATACCGTGGCACGGGCACGAACTGGAAGTACTGA
- a CDS encoding NACHT domain-containing protein has translation MSSGKIHNENHGAARTVFQVGAVHGDVVVLPKSAAHLGLDEAQTKLVRHLVTQVRKLSAEEVQRWGIRGPDALSVRWHTAADDLLDHWETIHGETGRDDPVPLAGHFTAIRDTYQAISSQRLVILGRAGAGKTVLAHRLILDLADNTGVTGPVPVLFSLSDWNPTSTRLRAWLVQQLLRDYPFLEDRDPTTGTSGAEDLVDGGLILPVLDGFDEIPDQHHRAAIREISNVDWPLVVTSRPEQYAQAARTVKAVGGAAAIELDDLTLDEAHRYLRQSTSKTRAPEWDAVFDHLDTAPEEIASRNLTPVLRTPLMVMLARTTYNDAPDHDPRELLDTHRFPTDDDLEEHLLYSYLATRYDRHDHRTRRPDWAPENARHWLGYLATHLTKHNTHDLTWWQLPATLHRYTRILLTTTTVGLAAGLLFGLVSGLVSGLVFGLINETGFTRGRAGREPERLRLRVPRRGSAKRSSATYLKRFAIEFTGGFAAGLAAGLANGLANGLAAGLAAGLAVGLAVGLVNVVVSVLGDSHDPHATNPWTLLTRDRTVTLVRTIAAGLAVGLVFGLVSGLVFGLVSVFGLVFGLVGATARLALSAWGNWLLFTRLWLPLTGRLPWRPKRFLEDAYRRGVLRRAGAVYQFRHARLRDHLATHYRAKPDSR, from the coding sequence GTGTCGAGCGGGAAGATCCACAACGAGAATCACGGCGCTGCTAGGACCGTTTTTCAGGTCGGCGCTGTACATGGCGATGTTGTGGTGCTGCCGAAATCCGCTGCTCACCTGGGCTTGGATGAGGCGCAGACGAAGCTGGTTCGGCACCTTGTCACCCAGGTTCGCAAGCTCAGCGCAGAGGAAGTGCAGCGGTGGGGAATCCGTGGTCCTGACGCACTGTCGGTGCGATGGCACACCGCCGCCGACGACCTGCTCGACCACTGGGAGACCATCCACGGCGAAACGGGGCGCGACGACCCGGTGCCGCTGGCGGGCCACTTCACCGCCATCCGGGACACCTACCAGGCCATCAGCTCACAACGGCTGGTCATCCTGGGGCGCGCGGGTGCGGGCAAGACCGTGCTCGCTCACCGCCTCATCCTCGACCTGGCCGACAACACCGGTGTGACCGGTCCAGTGCCGGTGCTGTTCAGCCTCAGCGACTGGAACCCCACCTCGACCCGGCTGCGGGCCTGGCTGGTTCAGCAACTCCTCCGCGACTACCCATTCCTCGAAGACCGCGACCCCACCACCGGGACAAGCGGGGCCGAGGATCTTGTTGATGGTGGGCTGATTCTTCCCGTCCTGGACGGGTTCGATGAGATCCCCGACCAGCATCACCGCGCCGCGATCCGTGAGATCAGCAACGTCGACTGGCCGCTGGTCGTCACCAGCCGACCCGAGCAATACGCCCAGGCTGCCCGCACGGTCAAAGCGGTCGGCGGTGCCGCGGCCATCGAACTCGACGACCTCACCCTCGACGAAGCCCACCGCTACCTGCGCCAGAGCACCAGCAAAACCCGCGCCCCCGAATGGGACGCGGTCTTCGACCACCTCGATACCGCACCCGAGGAGATCGCGAGCCGGAACCTCACCCCAGTGCTTCGCACGCCGTTAATGGTCATGCTCGCCCGCACCACCTATAACGACGCCCCGGACCACGACCCCCGCGAGCTCCTAGACACCCACCGGTTTCCCACCGACGACGACCTCGAAGAACACCTCCTCTACAGCTATCTCGCCACCCGCTACGACCGCCACGACCACAGAACACGCCGCCCGGACTGGGCACCCGAGAATGCCCGTCACTGGCTGGGCTACCTCGCCACGCACCTCACCAAGCACAACACCCACGACCTCACCTGGTGGCAACTCCCTGCCACTCTCCACCGCTACACCCGCATCCTCCTCACCACGACGACGGTCGGTCTCGCGGCCGGTCTTCTGTTCGGTCTCGTGTCCGGTCTCGTGTCCGGTCTCGTGTTCGGGCTTATCAATGAAACGGGATTCACTCGCGGGCGTGCTGGACGGGAGCCGGAACGACTGCGTCTGCGTGTGCCGCGGCGAGGCAGCGCAAAGCGCTCTTCGGCGACATACCTCAAAAGATTCGCGATCGAGTTCACCGGCGGGTTCGCGGCTGGGCTCGCGGCCGGGCTCGCGAACGGGCTCGCGAACGGGCTCGCGGCCGGGCTCGCGGCCGGGCTCGCGGTCGGGCTCGCGGTCGGGCTCGTGAACGTCGTTGTGTCAGTTCTTGGAGATAGCCATGACCCCCACGCCACCAACCCGTGGACACTTTTGACCCGCGACCGAACGGTCACGCTTGTCCGAACGATCGCGGCCGGGCTCGCGGTCGGGCTCGTGTTCGGTCTTGTGTCCGGTCTCGTGTTCGGGCTCGTGTCAGTGTTCGGGCTCGTGTTCGGGCTCGTAGGCGCTACAGCCCGTCTGGCGCTCTCGGCGTGGGGAAACTGGCTGCTGTTCACGCGCCTGTGGCTTCCGCTGACCGGCCGCTTGCCCTGGCGCCCGAAGCGCTTCCTCGAAGACGCCTACCGAAGGGGTGTCCTACGCCGAGCAGGGGCCGTTTACCAATTCCGCCACGCCCGGCTCCGAGACCACCTCGCCACCCACTACCGAGCCAAGCCTGACAGCAGATGA